From one Sorangium aterium genomic stretch:
- a CDS encoding PP2C family protein-serine/threonine phosphatase, giving the protein MMPPTESSPHLKIEFAQASDAGRDPNKQVNEDSCGYAETQFGYLCVLCDGMGGHYGGSEASRTAIKTIFEMIEHTPAAVGPSGALKAAIEEAGRRVYQLGGPPENRVRPGSTVVAMILHDRGVDVAHVGDSRAYVIRSHQIYPLTRDHSMVQGMIDAGMITEAQAIGHPDANKITRALGMKPEVEVEVRPEPMELYPGDVLIQSSDGLTDLVLAGDILGCTRQALASGSVDHACRMLVQLANHRGGHDNITVQMVRVLETGSRSLTIAHGPPGAAGPGDGAGPARASRPQETVAMTRPEAAAIGQQHATSTPLPHGHGAPAAASGAAAAGKAPAPYPASINNAITVVPTGSSDTPRPASINNAITVVPAGSIGTPGPRPASTSNAATSVSSGSDDVPAVAPTATDNVPVVARTATDNVPAVAPRAAAAAAAHGAPALRPTVDSTPAVSPTATDELPPVAPAAAPIAPAVSPTAADSGSPVTPTPMDSALALPPTVPGAHPPVAYPNAPDAPAVLSPLPLSAPAAAPMGRAAPPQPGSFGAAPHPGAAYGAPPHPGAPYGAPHHPGAPYGAPPPPGAPYGALHPAGAAYGAPTHVGAAYGAPLQATEQDVPPPSVAFPGHNPAAPGGPPVAAAPPPHLAPAPLHAHAYAATGPRPAPAPSFSGPVSSSGASSVPTTVRAPRGVYIALIASAVAVLLVLFVFLLWKLLGS; this is encoded by the coding sequence ATGATGCCCCCGACCGAGTCCTCTCCCCACCTCAAGATCGAGTTCGCCCAGGCCAGCGATGCGGGTCGGGACCCGAACAAGCAGGTCAACGAGGATTCCTGCGGCTACGCCGAGACCCAGTTCGGTTACCTGTGCGTCCTGTGCGACGGCATGGGCGGCCACTATGGCGGCAGCGAAGCGAGCCGCACCGCCATCAAGACCATCTTCGAGATGATCGAGCACACGCCGGCCGCCGTGGGCCCGAGCGGCGCGCTCAAGGCCGCGATCGAGGAAGCAGGGCGCCGCGTCTACCAGCTGGGCGGGCCGCCGGAGAACCGCGTACGGCCCGGCTCGACCGTCGTCGCGATGATCCTCCACGATCGCGGCGTCGATGTCGCGCACGTCGGCGACAGCCGCGCGTACGTGATCCGGAGCCACCAGATCTACCCCCTCACGCGCGACCACTCGATGGTGCAGGGGATGATCGACGCGGGCATGATCACGGAGGCGCAGGCGATCGGCCACCCCGACGCGAACAAGATCACACGCGCGCTCGGGATGAAGCCGGAGGTGGAGGTCGAGGTTCGACCCGAGCCGATGGAGCTCTACCCGGGAGACGTGCTGATCCAGTCGAGCGACGGGCTCACCGATCTCGTGCTCGCCGGCGACATCCTCGGGTGTACGCGGCAGGCGCTCGCGTCGGGCTCGGTCGATCACGCGTGCAGGATGCTCGTGCAGCTCGCGAACCACCGCGGTGGTCACGACAACATCACCGTGCAGATGGTCCGGGTGCTCGAGACGGGCAGCCGCTCGCTGACCATCGCGCACGGGCCGCCGGGGGCGGCTGGCCCCGGCGACGGCGCCGGCCCTGCGCGCGCTTCGCGCCCTCAGGAGACCGTCGCGATGACCCGGCCCGAGGCGGCGGCGATCGGCCAGCAGCACGCCACGAGCACGCCGCTCCCCCACGGCCATGGCGCCCCTGCGGCCGCGAGCGGCGCGGCGGCCGCGGGAAAGGCGCCGGCGCCGTACCCGGCGTCCATCAACAATGCGATCACCGTGGTCCCTACGGGCTCCTCGGACACGCCGCGCCCCGCATCCATCAACAACGCGATCACCGTGGTCCCGGCGGGTTCCATCGGCACGCCCGGGCCGCGTCCAGCGTCCACCAGCAACGCGGCGACCTCGGTCTCGTCGGGCTCCGATGACGTGCCGGCCGTCGCGCCGACGGCCACGGACAACGTGCCGGTCGTCGCGCGGACGGCCACCGACAACGTGCCGGCCGTCGCACCGCGCGCTGCCGCTGCCGCCGCTGCCCATGGCGCGCCGGCGCTTCGCCCCACCGTCGACAGCACGCCGGCCGTGAGCCCCACGGCCACCGACGAGCTGCCTCCCGTGGCGCCAGCCGCCGCCCCCATCGCGCCGGCCGTGAGCCCCACGGCCGCCGACAGCGGGTCGCCCGTGACGCCCACACCGATGGACTCCGCGCTGGCGCTTCCTCCAACCGTGCCAGGGGCCCATCCCCCGGTGGCTTACCCGAACGCGCCCGACGCACCCGCCGTGCTGTCTCCCCTCCCCCTGAGCGCTCCGGCGGCGGCTCCGATGGGCCGCGCCGCGCCACCCCAGCCTGGTTCGTTCGGGGCGGCGCCTCACCCAGGCGCCGCCTACGGCGCTCCGCCCCACCCTGGCGCCCCCTACGGCGCACCGCATCATCCTGGCGCCCCCTACGGCGCACCGCCCCCTCCTGGCGCCCCCTACGGTGCGCTGCACCCTGCTGGCGCCGCATACGGCGCTCCAACTCACGTCGGAGCCGCCTACGGTGCGCCTCTTCAAGCGACCGAGCAGGACGTCCCGCCGCCTTCGGTGGCCTTCCCGGGGCACAACCCCGCAGCGCCCGGCGGTCCCCCTGTCGCCGCCGCTCCGCCCCCGCACCTCGCGCCCGCGCCGTTGCATGCTCACGCGTACGCCGCAACCGGCCCGCGCCCCGCGCCAGCACCGAGCTTCTCCGGACCCGTGTCGTCGTCTGGGGCATCAAGCGTGCCGACCACCGTGCGCGCCCCGCGTGGCGTCTACATCGCCCTCATCGCCTCGGCCGTGGCCGTGCTCCTCGTGCTGTTCGTCTTCCTTCTCTGGAAGCTCCTCGGCAGCTGA
- a CDS encoding FHA domain-containing protein, with translation MLCPRCGAPATPADKFCAVCASPLAPSGPGAFGAPPPPPPPPPPFPAPGFGAPPEPPPNYGSPSGGFGPPPPAPFGAPPGSPPGFPPAPDGGPAGFGPPPPFGPQPGGYGAPQPPPPVPLKPPPFPPEPPIYGAPGGGYGSAPSFPEQQQGSYPGPPLPRPGFGPPPQPGFGPPPQPQGARCVQGHAIPAGGSFCMEGGHPIALDGIQMSGDPFNQTAYAPNQQGASAPPPMPQASGSGAYGEPPQPQQNLAPPGPPPAYIPPPPAVRAPTPAPPRAVGQESRRALAGFLVSFQDDALGRFWPLWQGKNIVGRAETGQKVDIEIAHGTTSTHHAMLEVDGGRIVLADLGSTNGTFHNEEAIGFQGRRELRDGDKIRFGGFSVILLSVAARA, from the coding sequence ATGCTCTGTCCGCGTTGCGGTGCGCCCGCGACCCCCGCCGATAAATTCTGCGCTGTGTGCGCCTCGCCGCTCGCCCCGTCCGGGCCTGGAGCGTTCGGGGCTCCGCCTCCGCCGCCGCCTCCTCCTCCGCCGTTTCCTGCTCCGGGCTTCGGGGCGCCCCCCGAGCCTCCCCCGAACTATGGCTCGCCGAGCGGCGGTTTTGGTCCGCCCCCGCCGGCGCCGTTCGGGGCTCCTCCAGGCTCGCCTCCCGGGTTCCCGCCGGCGCCCGACGGCGGCCCGGCCGGCTTCGGTCCGCCTCCGCCCTTCGGGCCGCAGCCTGGTGGCTACGGCGCGCCCCAGCCGCCCCCTCCTGTTCCGCTGAAGCCGCCGCCGTTCCCGCCGGAGCCGCCCATCTACGGCGCACCGGGCGGCGGCTATGGCTCGGCCCCGAGCTTCCCTGAGCAGCAGCAGGGCAGCTATCCCGGCCCTCCGCTCCCGCGGCCCGGCTTCGGCCCGCCCCCGCAGCCCGGGTTCGGTCCGCCTCCGCAGCCGCAGGGCGCGCGCTGCGTGCAGGGGCACGCGATCCCGGCGGGCGGCTCGTTCTGCATGGAGGGAGGCCACCCGATCGCCCTCGACGGCATCCAGATGAGCGGCGATCCCTTCAACCAGACGGCCTATGCGCCCAACCAGCAAGGGGCGTCCGCGCCGCCGCCGATGCCGCAGGCGAGCGGCAGCGGAGCCTACGGCGAGCCGCCGCAGCCACAGCAGAACCTCGCCCCGCCGGGCCCGCCGCCCGCGTACATCCCGCCTCCTCCCGCGGTGCGCGCGCCGACGCCGGCGCCGCCGAGGGCCGTGGGGCAGGAGAGCCGCCGCGCCCTCGCCGGCTTCCTCGTCAGCTTCCAGGACGACGCGCTCGGCAGGTTCTGGCCGCTCTGGCAAGGCAAGAACATCGTCGGCCGCGCCGAGACAGGGCAGAAGGTCGACATCGAGATAGCGCACGGCACGACCTCGACGCATCACGCGATGCTCGAGGTCGACGGCGGTCGGATCGTCCTCGCCGACCTCGGCTCCACCAATGGGACGTTCCACAACGAGGAGGCGATCGGCTTCCAGGGCCGGCGCGAGCTGCGCGATGGCGACAAGATCCGCTTCGGCGGGTTCAGCGTCATCCTGCTCAGCGTGGCCGCGCGGGCCTGA
- the rnpA gene encoding ribonuclease P protein component, which translates to MAPAHPRSSASSSSFPRERRIRRRAEFVRIQNGGHRVSTRHLLILVAAPTEGAARGGAPRGGDVKSAAAPVPSGPSRLGLVASRKVGGAVSRNRAKRLLREAFRRFPELFPERVDIVVILRTGAGSLGLDDVLAELRGVVPVLRRRAREALTAAPRARTELMAERSAGDPPARAPDQTDQADPTDS; encoded by the coding sequence ATGGCGCCAGCGCACCCGCGCTCGTCGGCGTCCTCCTCCTCGTTCCCGCGCGAGCGCCGCATTCGCAGGCGGGCTGAATTCGTCCGCATCCAGAACGGTGGTCATCGCGTCAGCACCCGCCACCTGCTGATCCTCGTCGCGGCCCCCACCGAGGGCGCCGCTCGCGGCGGGGCCCCCCGCGGCGGCGACGTGAAGAGCGCTGCCGCGCCCGTCCCATCGGGGCCGTCTCGCCTGGGCCTCGTCGCCTCGCGCAAGGTGGGCGGCGCCGTGTCACGCAATCGCGCGAAGCGCCTGCTCAGGGAGGCGTTCCGGAGATTCCCGGAGCTCTTCCCGGAGCGCGTCGACATCGTGGTGATCCTCCGCACTGGCGCCGGCTCGCTCGGCCTCGATGACGTCCTCGCGGAGCTTCGGGGCGTGGTTCCGGTGCTCCGCCGCCGGGCGAGGGAGGCGCTCACCGCCGCGCCGCGCGCGCGAACGGAGCTCATGGCCGAGCGCAGCGCAGGCGATCCGCCAGCGCGCGCGCCAGACCAGACTGACCAGGCCGACCCGACCGACAGCTAG
- a CDS encoding FHA domain-containing protein — translation MSASARRGRREGKALRCAKLLALAAAVLVLLAGQRRAEAAPEAHLLRIDPRASTVDGSPVLTTVLEVVQNKRLSDLTRNCAALTGNANLDCVADAIEQPSALYSSFDFPDKNAILSVTVDGTDLPAKFESKARWGDSAGQPGVGTAWLILIDAASSMGARFDEAKSVASAFVNAMQPNDIVDVMFFNDRGIVEDSKWVSNKQAAAQAIAGVARTYPTQGRTRPLFTIIKNAATDAFKELGNAGQGVQVPMHQAMVVLSNGSAGADPSSTAAASNLLRDYLTKGRFPENNDVLPKTPVPVISIWFPSQLVEEFTANAREFMEGMANTEIGGFFSVVRDGQQRRAANIVNAIRTRFNKMHIVKWRVSCVAPSITQTFKLAFINTDPPIAGDATFQNVPVGIDPTAWPLDVDRDATDRAAKKTPIYPGGTVKIFGNFCWGGNAQRAEIYMVPKNQAAPQSLQGGNIEDAKKAQRTLIEGGMRGKAVSAGDSVVEFELPDTDKFLVGKGDQTTARLIIYDNQARRTSAVTADKILTLKAKEAPLPYLLIGGVTFGGVVIVLLLVSIFRGGGKRRGGTVAAAPPRPIVAGSGPPPPYAPAPPPPGDFGGYGGGPMMGPPMGGVSRATLSGPAGIFTVHPGAEVRAGRDGASCLIALSEPRVSGTHASVKLEAGQLFVRDENSNNGTYVNGQRIAAAVWTLVPPGASLRFGPVEFSVRLE, via the coding sequence ATGAGCGCCTCCGCCCGTCGCGGCAGGCGCGAGGGCAAGGCCCTGCGCTGCGCGAAGCTCCTCGCGCTCGCGGCCGCTGTCCTCGTGCTCCTCGCCGGACAGCGCCGCGCCGAGGCCGCGCCCGAAGCGCACCTGCTCCGCATCGACCCGCGCGCGAGCACCGTGGACGGCTCGCCCGTGCTCACGACCGTGCTCGAGGTCGTGCAGAACAAGCGCCTCAGCGACCTCACCCGCAACTGCGCCGCGCTCACGGGCAACGCGAACCTCGACTGCGTCGCCGACGCGATCGAGCAGCCGTCGGCGCTCTACTCGTCGTTCGACTTCCCGGACAAGAACGCGATCCTCTCCGTCACGGTCGACGGCACGGATCTGCCGGCGAAGTTCGAGTCGAAGGCGCGGTGGGGCGACAGCGCCGGTCAGCCGGGCGTCGGGACGGCGTGGCTCATCCTGATCGACGCCGCGTCGAGCATGGGCGCCCGCTTCGACGAGGCGAAGTCGGTCGCGAGCGCGTTCGTCAACGCGATGCAGCCGAACGACATCGTCGACGTGATGTTCTTCAATGATCGCGGCATCGTCGAGGACTCGAAGTGGGTGAGCAACAAGCAGGCGGCGGCGCAGGCGATCGCCGGCGTCGCGCGCACCTACCCGACGCAGGGCCGCACGCGCCCGCTCTTCACGATCATCAAGAACGCCGCGACCGACGCGTTCAAGGAGCTCGGCAACGCAGGTCAGGGCGTCCAGGTGCCGATGCACCAGGCGATGGTGGTCCTCTCGAACGGCTCCGCCGGCGCGGATCCCAGCTCGACCGCCGCCGCGTCGAACCTCCTCCGCGACTACCTGACGAAGGGGCGGTTCCCCGAGAACAACGACGTCCTGCCGAAGACGCCGGTGCCCGTCATCTCGATCTGGTTCCCGAGCCAGCTCGTCGAGGAGTTCACGGCGAACGCCCGCGAGTTCATGGAGGGGATGGCGAACACCGAGATCGGCGGCTTCTTCAGCGTGGTGCGCGACGGCCAGCAGCGGCGCGCGGCCAACATCGTCAACGCGATCCGCACCCGCTTCAACAAGATGCACATCGTGAAGTGGCGGGTCTCGTGCGTCGCGCCGAGCATCACGCAGACGTTCAAGCTCGCCTTCATCAACACGGATCCGCCGATCGCGGGCGACGCCACCTTCCAGAACGTCCCCGTGGGCATCGATCCGACCGCGTGGCCGCTCGACGTCGATCGCGACGCGACCGACCGCGCGGCGAAGAAGACGCCGATCTATCCCGGCGGCACGGTCAAGATCTTCGGCAACTTCTGCTGGGGTGGCAACGCGCAGCGGGCAGAGATCTACATGGTCCCGAAGAACCAGGCGGCGCCGCAGTCGCTGCAGGGCGGGAACATCGAGGACGCGAAGAAGGCCCAGCGCACGCTGATCGAGGGCGGGATGCGCGGCAAGGCGGTCTCGGCCGGCGACAGCGTCGTCGAGTTCGAGCTCCCGGACACCGACAAGTTCCTCGTGGGCAAGGGCGACCAGACGACGGCGCGCCTCATCATCTACGACAACCAGGCGCGGCGGACGAGCGCGGTCACGGCCGACAAGATCCTCACGCTGAAGGCGAAGGAGGCGCCGCTGCCGTACTTGCTCATCGGGGGCGTGACCTTCGGCGGCGTCGTCATCGTGCTGCTCCTCGTCTCCATCTTCCGCGGCGGCGGGAAGCGGCGCGGCGGCACCGTGGCGGCCGCGCCCCCGAGGCCCATCGTGGCGGGGAGCGGGCCGCCTCCGCCTTACGCGCCCGCGCCGCCGCCCCCGGGCGACTTCGGCGGCTACGGCGGCGGGCCGATGATGGGGCCCCCCATGGGCGGGGTCAGCCGGGCGACGCTCTCGGGCCCGGCGGGCATCTTCACCGTGCACCCCGGCGCCGAGGTGCGCGCGGGGCGCGACGGCGCGTCGTGCCTGATCGCGCTGTCGGAGCCGCGCGTGTCCGGCACCCATGCGAGCGTGAAGCTCGAGGCCGGCCAGCTGTTCGTGCGGGACGAGAACTCCAACAACGGGACCTACGTGAACGGCCAGCGAATCGCCGCGGCCGTGTGGACGCTCGTGCCGCCCGGCGCGTCGTTGCGGTTCGGCCCCGTCGAGTTCAGCGTCCGTTTGGAGTAG
- the yidC gene encoding membrane protein insertase YidC → MERSNIAKWLFLGLAIILFFQFGKPLLFGHSAPQLQPLDVNDSTAPAERAPAEACVIDGDRFKAELSTHGGSLRHLWMTDPKYTTGNGERRPMDLVTTSLESRMPLRTDLRLPGGSTPQVPFDDLDWKLSAQDGKSCTFTYADDATRLTKIVAATGRPFELSVQMTVENLAQEPRKHRLSVEQTSWRTQKETEGHLGLISEWITETVAATDQKTERQHPDAFEPGDFKDPEFTAERWRRTPGNARFAAVSSSYFSKIAIPLEGPGQPTAETQIEDIWDSSKFQDKGKDPNFGHVYRARLAYPEQELAPGGAVTYKLLSFTGPKERDLLAAVDHGASEVINLGWFSPIAKLLVSYLYVLHRAVGSWGWAIVLLTITVRLLLFPLSIQQIKSAAAMRKLKPEMDEINARYKDDAAQRGVAMQELWRKNKVANPVIGCFPMLLQMPVWFALYTALQTAVELYHTPFGPVIPDLSAPGKYFIIPIVLGGSSFIQQRLMPPQGDPAQQKMMMYLMPGIFTAMMLFLPAGLGVYMLTNTWLGIGQQVLVERYLKAKNERAGGIKVREIASAEPQSAMKKTPGDDDKSAPALGKGKARVRG, encoded by the coding sequence ATGGAACGCAGCAATATCGCCAAATGGCTGTTCCTCGGCCTCGCCATCATCCTGTTCTTCCAGTTCGGCAAGCCGCTCCTCTTCGGCCATAGCGCGCCGCAGCTGCAGCCGCTCGACGTCAACGACAGCACGGCCCCCGCCGAGCGCGCGCCCGCCGAGGCGTGCGTCATCGACGGAGATCGCTTCAAGGCGGAGCTGTCGACGCACGGCGGGTCGCTCCGGCACCTGTGGATGACGGACCCGAAGTACACGACGGGGAACGGCGAGCGCAGGCCGATGGACCTGGTCACGACCTCGCTCGAGTCGCGGATGCCTCTCAGGACGGATCTACGCCTGCCTGGTGGCAGCACGCCGCAGGTGCCGTTCGACGATCTCGACTGGAAGCTCTCGGCGCAGGACGGCAAGAGCTGCACGTTCACCTACGCCGACGACGCGACGAGGCTCACCAAGATCGTCGCGGCCACGGGACGTCCCTTCGAGCTCTCGGTGCAGATGACGGTCGAGAACCTCGCGCAGGAGCCGCGCAAGCACCGGCTCTCCGTCGAGCAGACGTCGTGGCGAACCCAGAAGGAGACGGAGGGCCACCTCGGCCTGATCTCGGAGTGGATCACCGAGACGGTCGCCGCGACCGACCAGAAGACCGAGCGTCAGCACCCCGACGCCTTCGAGCCCGGCGACTTCAAGGACCCGGAGTTCACCGCCGAGCGCTGGCGGCGCACCCCGGGCAACGCGCGGTTCGCCGCGGTCTCGAGCAGCTACTTCAGCAAGATCGCGATCCCGCTGGAAGGGCCGGGGCAGCCCACGGCCGAGACGCAGATCGAAGACATCTGGGATTCATCGAAGTTCCAGGACAAAGGCAAGGACCCGAACTTCGGGCACGTCTATCGCGCGCGGCTCGCCTATCCGGAGCAGGAGCTCGCGCCCGGCGGCGCGGTGACCTACAAGCTCCTGTCCTTCACCGGGCCGAAGGAGCGCGATCTGCTCGCCGCCGTCGACCACGGGGCGAGCGAGGTCATCAACCTCGGCTGGTTCTCGCCGATCGCGAAGCTCCTCGTCTCGTACCTCTATGTCCTCCACCGCGCCGTGGGCAGCTGGGGGTGGGCGATCGTCCTGCTCACCATCACCGTCCGGCTCCTGCTCTTCCCGCTGAGCATCCAGCAGATCAAGAGCGCCGCCGCGATGCGCAAGCTCAAGCCGGAGATGGATGAGATCAACGCGAGGTACAAGGACGACGCTGCCCAGCGCGGCGTCGCGATGCAGGAGCTCTGGCGCAAGAACAAGGTCGCGAACCCGGTCATCGGCTGCTTCCCGATGCTGCTCCAGATGCCGGTATGGTTCGCCCTCTACACCGCGCTCCAGACCGCGGTGGAGCTCTACCACACCCCGTTCGGCCCTGTGATTCCGGACCTGTCGGCCCCGGGAAAGTACTTCATCATTCCCATCGTCCTCGGCGGCTCGAGCTTCATCCAGCAGAGGCTCATGCCCCCGCAGGGCGACCCGGCGCAGCAGAAGATGATGATGTACCTGATGCCCGGCATCTTCACCGCGATGATGCTCTTCCTCCCGGCCGGCCTCGGCGTTTACATGTTGACGAACACCTGGCTCGGCATCGGGCAGCAGGTGCTCGTCGAGCGCTACCTGAAGGCGAAGAACGAGCGAGCCGGCGGCATCAAGGTGCGAGAGATCGCGAGCGCGGAGCCCCAATCCGCGATGAAGAAGACTCCGGGCGACGACGACAAGTCGGCCCCTGCTCTCGGAAAGGGAAAAGCACGTGTCCGTGGATAG
- the rplS gene encoding 50S ribosomal protein L19 translates to MQTSNILAKIEAPLFREGIPDFRVGDTVRVHYRIVEGEKERIQVFQGVVLKRHRAGVRSTFTVRKVSFTVGVERMFLLHSPRIDKVEIVSRGVVRRSRLFYLRNLAGKAARVRDAKD, encoded by the coding sequence ATGCAGACCTCGAACATCCTCGCGAAGATCGAAGCTCCCCTGTTCCGCGAGGGGATCCCGGATTTCCGGGTCGGCGATACGGTGCGCGTCCACTACCGGATCGTCGAGGGTGAGAAGGAGCGCATCCAGGTGTTCCAGGGTGTCGTGCTGAAGCGCCACCGCGCCGGGGTCCGGAGCACCTTCACCGTGCGCAAGGTGAGCTTCACGGTCGGCGTCGAGCGCATGTTCCTCCTCCACAGCCCCCGCATCGACAAGGTCGAGATCGTCTCGCGTGGCGTGGTCCGCCGCTCGCGGCTCTTCTACCTGCGCAACCTGGCAGGCAAGGCCGCCCGCGTCCGCGACGCAAAGGATTGA
- the yidD gene encoding membrane protein insertion efficiency factor YidD: MLATLLLALIRAYQMTLSRLIVALMGPVCRFEPSCSRYAAACIVDHGALRGSLLSLKRLCRCHPFHPGGFDPPPPPRLRRAAAARMPRQRDADPRDTTRCSSTGAELASHASSPCRAGFSGRVTLMD, from the coding sequence ATGCTGGCGACGCTCCTCCTCGCGCTGATCCGCGCCTACCAGATGACGCTCTCCAGGCTCATCGTGGCGTTGATGGGTCCGGTCTGTCGGTTCGAGCCCTCCTGCTCGCGCTACGCCGCCGCCTGCATCGTGGACCACGGGGCGCTCCGGGGGAGCTTGCTTTCGCTCAAGCGACTGTGTAGGTGTCACCCGTTTCATCCAGGCGGGTTCGACCCTCCGCCGCCACCTCGTCTTCGCCGTGCCGCGGCTGCCCGGATGCCGCGTCAACGGGACGCTGACCCGCGGGATACGACACGCTGTTCGTCTACTGGCGCGGAGCTCGCCTCGCACGCCTCATCCCCTTGTCGAGCGGGCTTCAGCGGCCGGGTCACCCTCATGGACTAA
- a CDS encoding Jag family protein, translated as MDSEVAERGIDAADVDAEAQGAGDAAEFEEDGRADIALDFVIDVLAAMGMDCTVDLLENEEEDPPEEIRLEIEGKDAGRVIGKKGQTLSALQFLANRVINRPGKKRRHVIIDAEGYRQRREDTLSSMARRLGKQAVEEGKIITFEPMNPQDRRVVHLALAKFPGVVTKSDGEGEARRVQIIPVRR; from the coding sequence GTGGATAGTGAAGTTGCCGAAAGGGGAATCGACGCGGCGGACGTCGATGCCGAGGCGCAGGGCGCTGGCGACGCGGCCGAGTTCGAGGAGGACGGGCGCGCCGATATCGCGCTTGACTTCGTGATCGATGTGCTCGCGGCGATGGGCATGGACTGCACCGTCGACCTCCTCGAGAACGAGGAGGAGGATCCGCCCGAGGAGATCCGGCTCGAGATCGAGGGGAAGGACGCGGGCCGCGTGATCGGCAAGAAGGGGCAGACGCTCTCGGCGCTGCAGTTCCTCGCCAACCGCGTGATCAACCGGCCGGGCAAGAAGCGGCGTCATGTGATCATCGACGCCGAGGGCTACCGGCAGCGGCGCGAGGACACGCTCTCTTCCATGGCGCGCAGGCTGGGCAAGCAGGCGGTCGAGGAGGGCAAGATCATCACCTTCGAGCCGATGAACCCGCAGGACCGCCGCGTCGTCCACCTCGCGCTGGCGAAGTTTCCCGGCGTCGTCACCAAGAGCGACGGCGAGGGAGAGGCCCGCCGCGTGCAAATCATCCCCGTCCGCCGCTGA
- the rpmH gene encoding 50S ribosomal protein L34, translated as MKRTYQPHNTRRARTHGFRARMATAGGRKVINNRRRKGRARLSPTIYKK; from the coding sequence ATGAAGCGCACCTACCAGCCCCATAACACCCGCCGCGCCCGGACCCACGGCTTCCGTGCGCGTATGGCGACCGCCGGCGGTCGCAAGGTCATCAACAACCGTCGCCGCAAGGGCCGCGCCCGGCTCTCGCCCACCATCTACAAGAAGTAA